Proteins from a genomic interval of Streptomyces sp. NBC_00820:
- the mca gene encoding mycothiol conjugate amidase Mca: MTDQLRLMAVHAHPDDESSKGAATMAKYVSEGVDVLVVTCTGGERGSILNPKLQGDAYIEEHIHEVRKKEMDEAREILGVKQEWLGFVDSGLPEGDPLPPLPEGCFALEDVDKAAGELVRKIRAFRPQVITTYDENGGYPHPDHIMTHKISMVAFEGAADTEKYPESEFGPAFQPRKLYYNQGFNRPRTEALHHAMLDRGLESPYGEWLKRWDEFQRAERTLTTHVPCADFFEIRDKALIAHATQIDPDGGWFKVPMEIQKDVWPTEEYELAKSLVDTSLPESDLFAGIRDNA, from the coding sequence TTGACTGACCAGCTGCGACTGATGGCCGTTCACGCGCATCCCGACGACGAGTCGAGCAAGGGTGCGGCCACGATGGCGAAGTACGTGTCCGAAGGGGTGGACGTGCTGGTGGTGACCTGCACGGGCGGAGAGCGCGGCTCCATCCTCAACCCCAAGCTCCAGGGCGACGCGTACATCGAGGAGCACATCCACGAGGTGCGCAAGAAGGAGATGGACGAGGCCCGGGAGATCCTCGGCGTCAAGCAGGAGTGGCTCGGCTTCGTCGACTCCGGCCTGCCCGAGGGCGACCCGCTGCCGCCGCTGCCCGAGGGCTGCTTCGCCCTGGAGGACGTCGACAAGGCGGCCGGCGAGCTGGTCCGCAAGATCCGCGCCTTCCGTCCGCAGGTGATCACCACCTACGACGAGAACGGCGGCTACCCGCACCCCGACCACATCATGACCCACAAGATCTCCATGGTGGCGTTCGAGGGCGCGGCGGACACCGAGAAGTACCCCGAGAGCGAGTTCGGCCCCGCCTTCCAGCCGCGGAAGCTCTACTACAACCAGGGCTTCAACCGCCCCCGCACCGAGGCGCTGCACCACGCGATGCTCGACCGCGGCCTGGAGTCGCCGTACGGGGAGTGGCTCAAGCGCTGGGACGAGTTCCAGCGCGCCGAGCGCACGCTGACCACGCACGTCCCGTGCGCCGACTTCTTCGAGATCCGCGACAAGGCGCTCATCGCGCACGCCACGCAGATCGACCCCGACGGCGGCTGGTTCAAGGTGCCCATGGAGATCCAGAAGGACGTCTGGCCGACGGAGGAGTACGAGCTCGCGAAGTCGCTCGTGGACACCTCCCTCCCCGAGTCCGACCTCTTCGCGGGCATCCGGGACAATGCCTGA
- the ilvA gene encoding threonine ammonia-lyase: MSYGMTGPSRSVILDDVRGAQKMLSGVARVTAMESSRHLSQLVGAPVHLKCENLQRTGSFKLRGAYVRIAGLLPEERAAGVVAASAGNHAQGVALASSLLGVHATVFMPLGAPLPKISATREYGAEVRMYGQVVDETLAAAQEYAAETGAVFIHPFDHPDIIAGQGTIGLEILEQCPEVGTIVVGIGGGGLAAGIAVAVKSLRPDVRIVGVQAEGAAAYPPSLAAGRPVSVRNPATMADGIKVGRPGDVPFEIIRDLVDEVRTVGEDQLSAALLLCLERAKLVVEPAGASPVAALLAEPGAFPGPVVAVLSGGNVDPVLMQRVLRHGMAAQGRYLAVRLRLTDRPGALATLLGVLSAADANVLDVSHIRTDPRIGLTEAEVELHLETMGPEHCAEVGHALREAGYTILD, translated from the coding sequence ATGAGCTACGGCATGACCGGCCCCTCGCGTTCCGTGATCCTGGACGATGTGCGCGGGGCGCAGAAGATGCTCTCGGGCGTGGCACGGGTGACCGCGATGGAGAGCAGCCGGCACCTGTCCCAGCTGGTCGGCGCGCCGGTGCACCTGAAGTGCGAGAACCTGCAGCGGACCGGCTCGTTCAAGCTGCGCGGCGCCTACGTGCGCATCGCCGGGCTGCTCCCCGAGGAGCGCGCCGCGGGGGTGGTGGCCGCGAGCGCCGGGAACCACGCGCAGGGCGTGGCGCTGGCCTCCTCGCTGCTGGGCGTGCACGCCACCGTCTTCATGCCGCTGGGCGCCCCGCTGCCGAAGATCAGCGCCACCCGGGAGTACGGCGCCGAGGTGCGCATGTACGGCCAGGTCGTCGACGAGACGCTGGCCGCCGCCCAGGAGTACGCGGCCGAGACGGGCGCGGTGTTCATCCACCCCTTCGACCACCCGGACATCATCGCCGGGCAGGGCACGATCGGCCTGGAGATCCTGGAGCAGTGCCCGGAGGTGGGCACGATCGTAGTCGGCATCGGGGGCGGCGGCCTCGCGGCCGGTATCGCGGTCGCCGTGAAGTCGCTGCGGCCGGACGTCAGGATCGTGGGGGTGCAGGCGGAGGGCGCCGCGGCCTACCCGCCCTCGCTGGCCGCGGGGCGCCCGGTGTCGGTGCGCAACCCGGCGACGATGGCCGACGGCATCAAGGTGGGCCGGCCCGGAGACGTGCCCTTCGAGATCATCAGGGACCTGGTCGACGAGGTGCGCACGGTCGGCGAGGACCAGCTGTCGGCGGCGCTGCTGCTGTGTCTGGAGCGGGCCAAGCTGGTCGTGGAACCGGCCGGGGCGAGCCCGGTGGCCGCTCTGCTCGCGGAGCCCGGCGCCTTCCCCGGCCCGGTGGTGGCCGTGCTGTCCGGCGGCAACGTCGATCCGGTGCTGATGCAGCGGGTACTGCGGCACGGCATGGCCGCGCAGGGCCGCTATCTGGCGGTCCGGCTGCGGCTGACGGACCGCCCGGGCGCCCTCGCCACGCTCCTCGGAGTGCTGTCGGCGGCCGACGCCAACGTGCTCGACGTGAGCCACATCCGCACCGACCCGCGGATCGGGCTCACCGAGGCCGAGGTGGAGCTGCACCTGGAGACGATGGGGCCGGAGCACTGCGCCGAGGTCGGGCACGCCCTGCGCGAGGCGGGCTACACGATCCTCGACTGA
- a CDS encoding cystathionine gamma-synthase gives MSDSHISQHFETLAIHAGNTADPLTGAVVPPIYQVSTYKQDGVGGLRGGYEYSRSANPTRTALEENLAALDGGRRAFAFASGLAAEDTLLRTLLSPGDHVVIPNDAYGGTFRLFAKVATRWGVEWSVADTSDPAAVRAAMTPKTKAVWVETPSNPLLGITDIAAVAQVAHHAGARLVVDNTFATPYLQQPLSLGADVVVYSLTKYMGGHSDVVGGALVVSDQELADELGYHQNAMGAVAGPFDSWLVLRGTKTLAVRMDRHSENATKIADMLTRHPRVTSVLYPGLPDHPNHEVAAKQMKAFGGMVSFRVEGGEEAAVEVCNRAKVFTLGESLGGVESLIEHPGRMTHASAAGSALEVPADLVRLSVGIENVDDLLADLEQALGK, from the coding sequence ATGAGCGACAGCCACATCAGCCAGCACTTCGAGACCCTCGCGATCCACGCGGGCAACACCGCGGACCCCCTCACGGGCGCGGTCGTCCCGCCCATCTACCAGGTCTCGACCTACAAGCAGGACGGCGTCGGCGGCCTGCGCGGCGGCTACGAGTACAGCCGTAGCGCCAACCCGACCAGGACCGCCCTGGAGGAGAACCTCGCCGCGCTGGACGGCGGACGCCGCGCCTTCGCGTTCGCCTCCGGCCTCGCCGCCGAGGACACCCTGCTGCGCACGCTGCTCAGCCCGGGTGACCACGTGGTGATCCCGAACGACGCCTACGGCGGCACGTTCCGCCTGTTCGCGAAGGTCGCCACGCGCTGGGGCGTGGAGTGGTCCGTCGCCGACACCAGCGACCCGGCCGCCGTGCGCGCCGCGATGACGCCGAAGACCAAGGCCGTCTGGGTGGAGACCCCCTCCAACCCGCTGCTCGGCATCACCGACATCGCCGCCGTCGCCCAGGTCGCCCACCACGCGGGCGCGCGGCTCGTCGTCGACAACACCTTCGCCACGCCCTACCTCCAGCAGCCGCTGTCGCTCGGCGCGGACGTCGTCGTGTACTCCCTGACGAAGTACATGGGCGGCCACTCCGACGTCGTCGGCGGTGCGCTGGTCGTCTCCGACCAGGAGCTGGCCGACGAGCTGGGCTACCACCAGAACGCGATGGGCGCCGTCGCCGGCCCCTTCGACTCCTGGCTGGTGCTGCGCGGCACCAAGACCCTCGCCGTGCGCATGGACCGCCACAGCGAGAACGCCACGAAGATCGCCGACATGCTGACCCGGCACCCGCGCGTGACCAGCGTGCTCTACCCGGGCCTGCCCGACCACCCGAACCACGAGGTGGCCGCCAAGCAGATGAAGGCCTTCGGCGGCATGGTGTCCTTCCGGGTCGAGGGCGGCGAGGAGGCGGCCGTCGAGGTGTGCAACCGCGCCAAGGTGTTCACCCTCGGCGAGTCCCTCGGCGGTGTCGAGTCGCTCATCGAGCACCCGGGCCGCATGACCCACGCCTCCGCCGCCGGCTCCGCCCTGGAGGTCCCGGCCGACCTGGTGCGTCTGTCCGTGGGCATCGAGAACGTCGATGACCTGCTGGCCGACCTGGAGCAGGCCCTGGGCAAGTAG
- a CDS encoding DUF4307 domain-containing protein — protein sequence MGTASARLPEGRYGRSSDERTDHRLRIAGAVLGAALLALVGYFAYHYVARNEINAQVITFQTAADAVQVHLEVHKDAGVAGYCTLRSQSADGAEVGRADFRFTGRDTRIDKVVTLRTTARGTTAELLGCHAG from the coding sequence ATGGGTACGGCGAGTGCGCGGCTGCCCGAGGGTCGCTACGGCCGTTCCTCCGACGAGCGCACCGACCACAGGCTCAGGATCGCCGGGGCCGTGCTGGGCGCGGCCCTGCTCGCGCTGGTCGGATACTTCGCCTACCACTACGTCGCGCGCAACGAGATCAACGCCCAGGTGATCACCTTCCAGACCGCCGCCGACGCGGTCCAGGTGCACCTGGAGGTCCACAAGGACGCGGGCGTCGCCGGTTACTGCACCCTGCGTTCCCAGTCGGCCGACGGCGCGGAGGTGGGCCGGGCGGACTTCCGCTTCACCGGCCGGGACACGCGCATCGACAAGGTCGTCACGCTCCGTACGACGGCCAGGGGTACGACGGCCGAGCTGCTGGGGTGCCACGCCGGCTGA
- a CDS encoding ArsR/SmtB family transcription factor: protein MTDGMPEMTSLERTALYKSLGNPLRRRILDHLGRHGEANSTGLARELGESSGTTSYHLRKLAEQGLVEEIPEKSGGRERWWRLLPFRHTTPDPAAMSPEEYAAAARLAQLKIEVDTALFRRAHQEYRGPEGWAQVQRHGTWLTREELLAFMGEYHALLERYGHSREEAPEGARPVSMRFYALAEPVGEWNGEPTGP from the coding sequence ATGACCGACGGCATGCCCGAGATGACCAGCCTGGAGCGCACCGCTCTCTACAAGTCCCTCGGCAACCCCCTGCGCCGCCGGATCCTCGACCACCTCGGGCGCCACGGCGAGGCGAACTCCACCGGCCTCGCCCGGGAACTCGGCGAGAGCTCCGGCACCACCAGCTACCACTTGCGCAAACTCGCCGAGCAGGGACTCGTCGAGGAGATCCCCGAGAAGTCCGGCGGGCGTGAGCGCTGGTGGCGGTTGCTGCCGTTCAGGCACACCACCCCCGACCCGGCCGCGATGTCCCCCGAGGAGTACGCGGCCGCGGCCCGACTCGCCCAGCTCAAGATCGAGGTGGACACCGCCCTCTTCCGCCGCGCCCACCAGGAGTACCGCGGCCCGGAGGGCTGGGCCCAGGTCCAGCGCCACGGCACCTGGCTGACCAGGGAGGAGCTGCTCGCGTTCATGGGCGAGTACCACGCCCTGCTGGAGCGCTACGGACACTCCCGCGAGGAGGCTCCCGAAGGGGCGCGCCCGGTGTCGATGCGTTTCTACGCCCTGGCGGAGCCCGTGGGAGAGTGGAACGGTGAACCGACTGGCCCATGA
- the greA gene encoding transcription elongation factor GreA, with the protein MTQTSENVTWLTQEAYNKLKDELEYLTGPARTEIAGKIAAAREEGDLRENGGYHAAKEEQGKQELRVRQLTQLLESAQVGEAPVSADGAVAPGMVVTIAFDGDEDDTMTFLLASREYASSDIETYSPQSPLGSGVIGHKVGEDAQYELPNGKKSSVRILKAEPYSG; encoded by the coding sequence GTGACCCAGACCAGCGAGAACGTCACCTGGCTGACCCAGGAGGCGTACAACAAGCTCAAGGACGAGCTTGAGTACCTTACTGGTCCTGCGCGCACCGAGATCGCCGGCAAGATCGCGGCGGCGCGCGAGGAGGGCGACCTGCGCGAGAACGGCGGGTACCACGCGGCCAAGGAGGAGCAGGGCAAGCAGGAGCTGCGTGTGCGCCAGCTGACCCAGCTGCTGGAGAGCGCCCAGGTCGGCGAGGCCCCGGTCTCCGCCGACGGCGCCGTCGCGCCGGGCATGGTCGTCACGATCGCCTTCGACGGCGACGAGGACGACACGATGACGTTCCTGCTCGCCTCCCGCGAGTACGCGAGCTCCGACATCGAGACGTACTCCCCGCAGTCCCCGCTGGGCTCCGGCGTGATCGGCCACAAGGTCGGCGAGGACGCGCAGTACGAGCTGCCCAACGGCAAGAAGTCCTCGGTGCGGATCCTGAAGGCCGAGCCGTACTCGGGCTGA
- a CDS encoding MarR family winged helix-turn-helix transcriptional regulator, which produces MSMDMTTVGDPGLLDILQHEVALFARRAEQTRLGGVGQVRNSMDRAAYLLLNRLDKEGPMGVKALASSMGIDSSTVTRQVAPLVDTGLVKRTSHPEDGRAVVLQLSPRGAARLEEVRVSRRQLMAELTQDWAPEEREQFCALLTRFNTALSTRMTVPGVPATQPPAAS; this is translated from the coding sequence ATGTCGATGGACATGACGACTGTCGGTGACCCCGGTCTTCTCGACATCCTCCAGCACGAGGTGGCCCTCTTCGCCCGCCGCGCCGAACAGACCCGGCTCGGTGGCGTCGGACAGGTGCGCAACTCCATGGACCGCGCTGCGTACCTGCTGCTCAACCGCCTGGACAAGGAAGGCCCCATGGGCGTCAAGGCGCTCGCCTCGAGCATGGGGATCGACTCCTCGACGGTGACCCGGCAGGTGGCCCCCCTGGTCGACACGGGGCTGGTCAAGCGCACCTCGCACCCGGAGGACGGGCGGGCCGTCGTCCTGCAGCTGTCCCCGCGCGGCGCCGCCCGGCTGGAGGAAGTGCGCGTGTCCCGGCGCCAGTTGATGGCCGAGCTGACCCAGGACTGGGCGCCGGAGGAGCGTGAGCAGTTCTGTGCGCTGCTCACCCGCTTCAACACCGCCCTGTCCACCCGCATGACGGTCCCGGGAGTACCGGCGACGCAGCCGCCGGCCGCCTCCTGA
- a CDS encoding sigma factor-like helix-turn-helix DNA-binding protein, with translation MRDRQAPRDARRAREFEAFVAGAGGRLLHAATLLTAEAPDANPRARRLLTLSLAHTYARWDGLRGEDPYDCARQYLATRFARGTWHHYGAFRGARPHPRNPLAALTPQERLILVLRLYEGVAEQQTAALLGVPAERVHTLCDRATAAVLHPVRTAPRPAGVRTAPR, from the coding sequence GTGCGTGATCGGCAGGCTCCGCGCGATGCCCGACGGGCCCGGGAGTTCGAGGCGTTCGTCGCGGGCGCGGGCGGACGGCTGCTGCACGCCGCCACCCTGCTCACCGCGGAGGCCCCGGACGCCAACCCGCGCGCGCGTCGCCTGCTGACCCTGTCGCTCGCCCACACCTACGCCCGCTGGGACGGACTGCGCGGCGAGGACCCCTACGACTGCGCCCGCCAGTACCTCGCCACCCGCTTCGCGCGCGGGACATGGCACCACTACGGCGCCTTCCGCGGCGCCCGGCCCCACCCGCGCAACCCGCTCGCCGCCCTCACCCCGCAGGAACGGCTGATCCTGGTGCTGCGGCTGTACGAAGGGGTCGCCGAACAGCAGACCGCGGCCCTGCTCGGGGTGCCCGCCGAACGCGTGCACACCCTGTGCGACCGCGCGACGGCCGCCGTACTGCACCCGGTGCGCACCGCTCCGCGCCCGGCGGGCGTGCGGACGGCGCCGCGATGA
- a CDS encoding tetratricopeptide repeat protein, with protein MRDGHRAEAERTLERAVQEEVRRSGGKTDGQVLLSRARGALDAMARSADEEYEAYTRALDAGEAGRLTFGERYARDGAATALLVAGVAAVAATVADLSLGTGTGTAVGAGVAVGVVGAAATVVKVAGTHLPAAHHRAGAAGQPGGPEQLRLQWLTALEVRGIRPFLEQQRVLSAPTGPQKPGGPALRGTDKSAAARRRTVLEQSFSQLRSPEGPFAGRREELARIRQWAQASRAATETRPTVVVLHGEPGSGRTTLAVRAAHDLRDHFRGAVVVDLRGGSRDEPPLSTRDALLHLLNRLGAPREQLLFRERSTPDQQVKRLAELYHRHLTGLPVTIVLDDVSDPEQVRALVPERSDSLVLVTARTPLKLPADLPARVHRLPVEALDAAGAEELLGAAAQEASGPYDAEASDRIRQWCGGLPLALRVAGSALGPRSPRQLAADLGAYGTVGPVERALWLRYTDQPEAGRRLLRRLALAGRASLGVAAAAALLGADEREAERHLLELARAGLLDQVRGSRYRLHDLVRAFAQARLVDEEEPAERAAAQERLIVDYAELAESVLRLVDGNMSTRSDRFGSHGFTSMDEALRWLDDESSFITAALRHAEGVDRAAVLNLLGALCDYCLLRGDLYRLGEIGELAQTVDEGLLMRSVQWRTGIAARQLGELDKARTTLASVVDLYREAHHDAGAARALCSLGITLHHQGNLAEAAVKLQEALDLQEAAGLATDRAWTMHALAAVERDRARLSQSQDLLTRSLALHRAGSSLHGEAWAHYQLGQLTLRRGDVPGAERELRVALEQYGRTHDARGQAWALTQLARARLVAGDAAPAVEGLRRAAARHRENEDARGEAWTLYHLGQALEETGDLDHAVRDLERSRSMFSRMRDVYGLACARHHSARVTRDQRAAQTGSLRNSGFARQLLMDARSDFHRIGVPHGEAWTCLELAVVDAGNARTQAALDLCDQALVLFTSYGDRRGEDWARFLRCTLLPYAAPGGVEVGTAVAREELDRLARAAHPLRDEKLGEWLPAYAVLLEHGVDLDAGWQAWRLRMTPDRHAREVMGVTVPARS; from the coding sequence ATGAGGGACGGTCATCGGGCGGAGGCCGAGCGGACGCTGGAGCGGGCCGTTCAGGAGGAGGTGCGCCGCTCGGGCGGGAAGACCGACGGACAGGTGCTGCTGTCGCGGGCGCGTGGGGCACTCGACGCGATGGCGCGGTCGGCGGACGAGGAGTACGAGGCCTACACGCGGGCGCTGGACGCGGGCGAGGCCGGCCGGCTCACGTTCGGCGAGCGGTACGCGCGCGACGGCGCCGCAACGGCCTTGCTGGTGGCGGGTGTCGCCGCGGTCGCCGCCACGGTCGCCGACCTCTCGCTCGGCACCGGTACCGGCACGGCCGTCGGCGCGGGCGTCGCCGTGGGGGTGGTGGGCGCGGCCGCCACGGTGGTGAAGGTGGCCGGGACCCATCTGCCCGCCGCGCACCATCGCGCGGGCGCGGCAGGTCAGCCCGGCGGCCCGGAGCAGCTTCGGCTGCAGTGGCTGACCGCTCTGGAGGTGCGCGGCATCCGTCCGTTCCTCGAGCAGCAGCGAGTGCTCAGCGCTCCCACCGGCCCGCAGAAGCCGGGGGGTCCGGCACTGCGCGGGACGGACAAGAGCGCGGCGGCCCGCAGGCGTACGGTGCTGGAGCAGTCCTTCTCCCAACTCCGTTCACCGGAGGGACCGTTCGCCGGTCGACGGGAGGAGCTGGCGCGGATCAGGCAGTGGGCGCAGGCGTCGCGGGCGGCCACGGAGACCCGGCCGACCGTGGTGGTCCTGCACGGCGAACCCGGCTCGGGCCGTACGACACTCGCGGTACGCGCGGCGCACGACCTGCGCGACCACTTCCGCGGCGCGGTCGTCGTGGACCTGCGCGGCGGCAGCCGGGACGAGCCGCCGCTGTCCACGCGGGACGCCCTGCTGCATCTGCTCAACCGGCTCGGCGCGCCCCGCGAGCAGCTGCTGTTCCGCGAACGCTCCACCCCGGACCAGCAGGTCAAGCGCCTCGCCGAGCTGTACCACCGGCATCTGACCGGGCTACCGGTGACCATCGTGCTGGACGACGTCTCCGACCCGGAGCAGGTGCGGGCGCTGGTGCCCGAGCGTTCCGACAGCCTGGTCCTGGTCACCGCCCGCACACCGCTGAAGCTGCCCGCCGACCTTCCGGCCCGGGTGCACCGGCTGCCGGTGGAGGCGCTGGACGCGGCGGGCGCCGAGGAGCTGCTCGGCGCGGCCGCGCAGGAGGCATCGGGGCCGTACGACGCCGAGGCCTCGGACCGGATCCGGCAGTGGTGCGGAGGGCTGCCGCTGGCGCTGCGCGTCGCGGGTTCCGCGCTGGGCCCGCGCTCACCCCGGCAGCTCGCCGCCGACCTGGGGGCGTACGGCACGGTGGGCCCGGTGGAGCGTGCGCTGTGGCTGCGCTACACCGATCAGCCGGAGGCCGGGCGCCGGCTGCTGCGCAGGCTCGCGCTGGCCGGCCGGGCCTCGCTCGGTGTCGCGGCGGCCGCCGCGCTGCTGGGTGCGGACGAGCGGGAGGCCGAGCGGCATCTGCTCGAACTCGCGCGGGCCGGTCTGCTCGACCAGGTGCGCGGCAGCCGCTACCGGCTGCACGACCTGGTGCGCGCCTTCGCGCAGGCCCGTCTGGTGGACGAGGAGGAACCCGCCGAGCGGGCGGCGGCGCAGGAGCGGCTGATCGTGGACTACGCGGAGCTGGCCGAGTCGGTGCTGCGTCTGGTCGACGGCAACATGTCGACGCGTTCGGACCGGTTCGGTTCGCACGGCTTCACCTCCATGGACGAGGCGCTGCGCTGGCTGGACGACGAGTCCAGCTTCATCACGGCGGCGCTGCGGCACGCGGAGGGAGTCGACCGGGCGGCGGTGCTGAACCTGCTCGGCGCGCTGTGCGACTACTGCCTGCTGCGCGGGGACCTCTACCGGCTCGGCGAGATCGGCGAGCTGGCGCAGACGGTGGACGAGGGCCTGCTGATGCGCTCGGTGCAGTGGCGTACCGGTATCGCGGCCCGGCAGCTGGGCGAGCTGGACAAGGCGCGCACCACGCTGGCCTCGGTGGTGGACCTGTACCGGGAGGCCCATCACGACGCGGGCGCGGCCCGTGCGCTGTGCTCCCTCGGGATCACCCTGCACCACCAGGGCAACCTCGCCGAGGCGGCCGTCAAGCTCCAGGAGGCCCTGGACCTGCAGGAGGCCGCGGGTCTGGCGACGGACCGCGCCTGGACGATGCACGCGCTGGCGGCGGTCGAGCGGGACCGCGCCCGGCTGTCGCAGTCCCAGGACCTGCTCACCCGCTCCCTGGCCCTGCACCGTGCGGGCAGCTCCCTGCACGGCGAGGCCTGGGCGCACTACCAGCTCGGCCAGCTGACCCTGCGCAGGGGCGACGTACCGGGCGCGGAGCGGGAGCTGCGCGTCGCCCTGGAGCAGTACGGCCGAACGCACGACGCGCGCGGGCAGGCGTGGGCGCTGACCCAGCTGGCCCGGGCACGGCTGGTCGCCGGGGACGCCGCCCCCGCCGTCGAGGGCCTGCGCCGGGCCGCCGCCCGGCACCGGGAGAACGAGGACGCCCGCGGGGAGGCCTGGACGCTGTACCACCTCGGTCAGGCGCTGGAGGAGACCGGCGACCTGGATCACGCGGTCCGCGACCTGGAGCGCTCGCGCTCGATGTTCTCCCGGATGCGGGACGTCTACGGCCTGGCCTGCGCCCGGCATCACTCGGCCCGGGTCACCCGGGACCAGCGGGCGGCGCAGACCGGCTCGCTGCGCAACTCGGGCTTCGCCCGCCAGCTGCTCATGGACGCCCGCAGCGACTTCCACCGCATCGGGGTCCCCCACGGCGAGGCCTGGACCTGCCTGGAGCTGGCGGTGGTGGACGCGGGCAACGCGCGTACGCAGGCGGCGCTGGACCTGTGCGACCAGGCGCTGGTGCTGTTCACGTCCTACGGCGACCGGCGCGGTGAGGACTGGGCGCGCTTCCTGCGCTGCACCCTGCTGCCGTACGCGGCGCCGGGCGGGGTGGAGGTGGGCACGGCGGTGGCCCGGGAGGAGCTGGACCGGCTGGCCCGTGCCGCGCATCCGCTGCGGGACGAGAAGCTGGGCGAGTGGCTGCCGGCGTACGCCGTGCTGCTGGAGCACGGCGTGGATCTCGACGCGGGCTGGCAGGCCTGGCGTCTGCGCATGACGCCGGACCGTCACGCCCGTGAGGTGATGGGGGTGACGGTACCGGCGCGGAGTTGA